From one Streptococcus pneumoniae genomic stretch:
- the rplC gene encoding 50S ribosomal protein L3, whose product MTKGILGKKVGMTQIFTEAGELIPVTVVEAAPNVVLQVKTVETDGYNAVQVGFDDLREVLSNKPAKGHVAKANTAPKRFIREFKNIEGLEVGSEITVDTFAAGDVVDVTGTSKGKGFQGVIKRHGQSRGPMAHGSRYHRRPGSMGPVAPNRVFKNKHLAGRMGGNRVTIQNLEIAQVVPEKNVILIKGNVPGAKKSLITIKSAVKAGK is encoded by the coding sequence ATGACAAAAGGAATCTTAGGGAAAAAAGTGGGAATGACTCAAATCTTCACTGAAGCTGGCGAATTGATCCCTGTAACTGTTGTTGAAGCAGCTCCAAACGTTGTTCTTCAAGTAAAAACAGTTGAAACAGATGGTTACAACGCTGTTCAAGTTGGTTTTGATGACCTTCGCGAAGTATTGAGCAACAAACCTGCTAAAGGACATGTAGCTAAAGCTAACACGGCTCCTAAGCGCTTCATTCGTGAATTCAAAAACATTGAAGGCTTGGAAGTTGGATCAGAAATTACAGTTGACACTTTCGCAGCTGGAGATGTTGTTGATGTAACAGGAACTTCAAAAGGTAAAGGTTTCCAAGGTGTTATCAAACGCCACGGACAATCTCGTGGACCTATGGCTCACGGTTCTCGTTACCACCGTCGTCCTGGTTCAATGGGACCAGTTGCGCCAAACCGCGTGTTTAAAAACAAACACTTGGCAGGACGTATGGGTGGCAACCGCGTGACAATTCAAAATCTTGAAATTGCACAAGTTGTTCCAGAGAAAAACGTTATCCTTATCAAAGGTAACGTACCAGGTGCTAAGAAATCTCTTATCACGATCAAATCAGCAGTTAAAGCTGGTAAATAA
- the rplD gene encoding 50S ribosomal protein L4, translated as MANVTLFDQTGKQAGEVVLNDAVFGIEPNQAVVFDVIISQRASLRQGTHAVKNRSAVSGGGRKPWRQKGTGRARQGSIRSPQWRGGGVVFGPTPRSYAYKLPQKVRRLALKSVYSEKVADSKFVAVDSLSFTAPKTAEFAKVLAALSIDTKVLVILEEGNEFAALSARNLPNVKVATATTASVLDIANADKLLVTQAAISKIEEVLA; from the coding sequence ATGGCAAACGTAACATTATTTGACCAAACTGGTAAACAAGCTGGTGAAGTAGTTCTTAACGATGCAGTCTTTGGTATCGAACCAAACCAAGCAGTTGTGTTTGATGTCATCATCAGCCAACGTGCGAGCCTTCGTCAAGGAACTCACGCTGTTAAAAACCGCTCTGCAGTATCAGGTGGTGGACGCAAACCATGGCGTCAAAAAGGAACTGGACGTGCTCGTCAAGGGTCTATCCGTTCTCCACAATGGCGTGGTGGTGGTGTAGTCTTTGGACCAACTCCACGTTCATACGCTTACAAACTTCCACAAAAGGTTCGTCGTTTGGCACTTAAATCTGTTTACTCAGAAAAAGTTGCTGACAGCAAATTTGTAGCGGTTGACAGCCTTTCATTTACAGCTCCAAAAACTGCTGAATTTGCAAAAGTTCTTGCAGCACTTAGCATTGATACAAAAGTTCTTGTAATTCTTGAAGAAGGAAATGAATTCGCAGCACTTTCAGCTCGTAACCTTCCAAACGTGAAAGTTGCAACTGCTACAACTGCAAGCGTTCTTGACATTGCAAATGCAGACAAACTTCTTGTAACTCAAGCAGCTATCTCTAAAATCGAGGAGGTTCTTGCATAA
- a CDS encoding 50S ribosomal protein L23, which yields MNLYDVIKKPVITESSMAQLEAGKYVFEVDTRAHKLLIKQAVEAAFEGVKVANVNTINVKPKAKRVGRYTGFTSKTKKAIITLTADSKAIELFAAADAE from the coding sequence ATGAATTTGTATGACGTAATCAAAAAGCCTGTCATCACTGAAAGCTCAATGGCTCAGCTTGAAGCAGGCAAATATGTCTTTGAAGTAGATACTCGCGCTCACAAACTTCTCATCAAACAAGCTGTTGAAGCAGCATTTGAAGGTGTAAAAGTTGCAAATGTGAACACAATCAACGTAAAACCAAAAGCAAAACGTGTTGGACGCTACACTGGTTTTACTTCTAAAACTAAAAAAGCAATCATCACGCTTACAGCTGATTCAAAAGCAATCGAGTTGTTTGCAGCTGCTGATGCAGAATAA
- the rplB gene encoding 50S ribosomal protein L2, translating into MGIRVYKPTTNGRRNMTSLDFAEITTSTPEKTLLVSLKSKAGRNNNGRITVRHQGGGHKRHYRLIDFKRNKDAVEAVVKTIEYDPNRSANIALVHYTDGVKAYIIAPKGLEVGQRIVSGPEADIKVGNALPLANIPVGTLIHNIELKPGRGGELVRAAGASAQVLGQEGKYTLVRLQSGEVRMILGACRATVGVVGNEQHGLVNLGKAGRSRWKGIRPTVRGSVMNPNDHPHGGGEGKAPVGRKAPSTPWGKPALGLKTRNKKAKSNKLIVRRRNEK; encoded by the coding sequence GTGGGAATCAGAGTTTATAAACCAACTACAAATGGTCGCCGTAATATGACTTCTTTGGATTTTGCTGAGATCACTACTAGCACTCCAGAAAAAACTTTGCTTGTTTCATTGAAGAGCAAAGCTGGTCGTAACAACAACGGACGCATCACTGTTCGTCACCAAGGTGGCGGTCACAAACGTCACTACCGTTTGATTGACTTCAAACGTAACAAAGACGCTGTTGAAGCAGTAGTTAAAACTATCGAGTACGATCCAAACCGTTCAGCGAACATCGCACTTGTGCACTACACTGACGGTGTGAAAGCATACATCATCGCTCCAAAAGGTCTTGAAGTTGGTCAACGTATCGTTTCAGGTCCAGAAGCAGATATCAAAGTCGGAAACGCTCTTCCACTTGCAAACATTCCAGTCGGTACCCTTATCCACAACATCGAGTTGAAACCAGGTCGTGGTGGAGAGTTGGTCCGTGCAGCTGGAGCATCTGCTCAAGTATTGGGACAAGAAGGTAAATATACACTTGTTCGTCTTCAATCAGGCGAAGTTCGTATGATCCTTGGAGCTTGTCGTGCAACAGTTGGTGTTGTCGGAAACGAACAACACGGACTTGTAAACCTTGGTAAAGCGGGACGTAGCCGCTGGAAAGGTATCCGTCCAACTGTTCGCGGTTCTGTAATGAACCCGAATGATCACCCACACGGTGGTGGTGAAGGTAAAGCACCAGTTGGTCGTAAAGCACCATCTACTCCATGGGGCAAACCTGCTCTTGGACTTAAAACTCGTAACAAGAAAGCAAAATCTAACAAGCTTATCGTTCGTCGTCGCAACGAGAAATAA
- the rpsS gene encoding 30S ribosomal protein S19 produces MGRSLKKGPFVDEHLMKKVEAQANDEKKKVIKTWSRRSTIFPSFIGYTIAVYDGRKHVPVYIQEDMVGHKLGEFAPTRTYKGHAADDKKTRR; encoded by the coding sequence ATGGGACGCAGTCTTAAAAAAGGACCTTTCGTCGATGAGCATTTGATGAAAAAAGTTGAAGCTCAAGCAAACGACGAAAAGAAAAAAGTAATCAAAACTTGGTCACGTCGTTCAACGATCTTCCCAAGTTTCATTGGATACACAATCGCAGTTTATGACGGACGTAAACACGTACCTGTTTACATCCAAGAAGACATGGTAGGTCACAAACTTGGTGAATTTGCACCAACTCGTACTTACAAAGGTCACGCAGCTGACGATAAGAAAACACGTAGATAA
- the rplV gene encoding 50S ribosomal protein L22: protein MAEITSAKAMARTVRVSPRKSRLVLDNIRGKNVADAIAILKFTPNKAAGIIEKVLNSAIANAENNFGLEKANLVVSEAYANEGPTLKRFRPRAKGSASPINKRTAHITVVVAEK from the coding sequence ATGGCAGAAATTACTTCAGCTAAAGCAATGGCTCGTACAGTGCGCGTTTCACCTCGTAAATCTCGTCTAGTTCTTGACAATATTCGTGGTAAAAACGTCGCTGACGCAATCGCAATTTTGAAATTCACTCCAAACAAAGCTGCTGGCATTATTGAGAAAGTATTAAACTCAGCAATCGCTAACGCTGAAAACAACTTTGGTTTGGAAAAAGCAAACTTGGTAGTATCTGAAGCATACGCAAACGAAGGACCAACATTGAAACGTTTCCGTCCACGTGCGAAAGGTTCAGCTTCACCAATCAACAAACGCACAGCCCACATTACAGTGGTTGTTGCAGAAAAATAA
- the rpsC gene encoding 30S ribosomal protein S3 has product MGQKVHPIGMRVGIIRDWDAKWYAEKEYADYLHEDLAIRKFIQKELADAAVSTIEIERAVNKVIVSLHTAKPGMVIGKGGANVDALRAKLNKMTGKQVHINIIEIKQPDLDAHLVGEGIARQLEQRVAFRRAQKQAIQRAMRAGAKGIKTQVSGRLNGADIARAEGYSEGTVPLHTLRADIDYAWEEALTTYGKLGVKVWIYRGEVLPARKNTKGGK; this is encoded by the coding sequence GTGGGTCAAAAAGTACATCCAATTGGTATGCGTGTCGGCATCATCCGTGACTGGGATGCCAAATGGTATGCTGAAAAAGAATACGCGGATTACCTTCATGAGGATCTTGCAATCCGCAAATTTATTCAAAAAGAATTGGCTGATGCAGCAGTTTCAACAATTGAAATTGAACGCGCAGTTAATAAAGTCATCGTTTCACTTCACACTGCAAAACCAGGTATGGTTATCGGTAAAGGTGGAGCAAACGTTGATGCACTTCGTGCAAAATTAAACAAAATGACTGGAAAACAAGTTCACATCAACATCATCGAAATCAAACAACCTGATTTGGATGCACACCTTGTTGGTGAAGGAATTGCTCGCCAATTAGAGCAACGTGTTGCTTTCCGTCGTGCTCAAAAACAAGCTATCCAACGTGCAATGCGTGCTGGAGCTAAAGGAATCAAAACTCAAGTATCTGGACGTTTGAACGGTGCTGACATCGCTCGTGCAGAAGGATATTCTGAAGGAACAGTTCCGCTTCACACACTTCGTGCGGATATCGATTACGCTTGGGAAGAAGCTCTTACAACTTACGGTAAACTTGGTGTTAAAGTATGGATCTACCGTGGTGAAGTTCTTCCTGCTCGTAAAAACACTAAAGGAGGTAAATAA
- the rplP gene encoding 50S ribosomal protein L16: MLVPKRVKHRREFRGKMRGEAKGGKQVDFGEYGLQATTSHWITNRQIEAARIAMTRYMKRGGKVWIKIFPHKSYTAKAIGVRMGSGKGAPEGWVAPVKRGKVMFEVAGVSEEIAREALRLASHKLPVKCKFVKREAE, from the coding sequence ATGTTAGTACCTAAACGTGTTAAACACCGTCGTGAATTCCGTGGAAAAATGCGCGGTGAAGCAAAAGGCGGAAAACAAGTAGATTTCGGTGAATACGGTCTTCAAGCAACAACTAGCCACTGGATCACAAACCGTCAAATCGAAGCAGCCCGTATCGCGATGACTCGTTATATGAAACGTGGTGGTAAAGTTTGGATCAAAATCTTCCCACACAAATCATACACCGCTAAAGCTATCGGGGTACGTATGGGATCTGGTAAAGGGGCACCTGAAGGTTGGGTAGCACCAGTTAAACGTGGTAAAGTGATGTTTGAAGTTGCTGGCGTTTCAGAAGAAATCGCTCGCGAAGCACTTCGTCTTGCAAGCCACAAATTGCCAGTTAAATGCAAATTCGTAAAACGTGAAGCAGAATAA
- the rpmC gene encoding 50S ribosomal protein L29 encodes MKLNEVKEFVKELRGLSQEELAKRENELKKELFELRFQAAAGQLEQTGRLKEVKKQIARIKTVQSEVK; translated from the coding sequence ATGAAACTTAATGAAGTAAAAGAATTTGTTAAAGAACTTCGTGGACTTTCTCAAGAAGAGCTCGCGAAGCGTGAAAATGAATTGAAAAAAGAATTGTTCGAACTTCGTTTCCAAGCAGCTGCTGGTCAATTAGAACAAACAGGACGCTTGAAAGAAGTGAAAAAACAAATCGCTCGTATCAAAACTGTTCAATCAGAAGTTAAATAA
- the rpsQ gene encoding 30S ribosomal protein S17 → MERNNRKVLVGRVVSDKMDKTITVVVETKRNHPVYGKRINYSKKYKAHDENNVAKEGDIVRIMETRPLSATKRFRLVEVVEEAVII, encoded by the coding sequence ATGGAACGCAATAATCGTAAAGTTCTTGTCGGACGTGTCGTTTCTGACAAAATGGACAAAACAATCACAGTTGTAGTTGAAACAAAACGTAACCACCCAGTCTATGGTAAACGTATTAACTACTCTAAAAAATACAAAGCTCATGATGAAAACAACGTCGCTAAAGAAGGCGATATCGTTCGTATCATGGAAACTCGTCCGCTTTCAGCTACAAAACGTTTCCGTCTTGTAGAAGTCGTTGAAGAAGCGGTTATCATCTAA
- the rplN gene encoding 50S ribosomal protein L14 — protein MIQTETRLKVADNSGAREILTIKVLGGSKRKFASIGDVIVASVKQATPGGAVKKGDVVKAVIVRTKSGARRADGSYIKFDENAAVIIREDKTPRGTRIFGPVARELREGGFMKIVSLAPEVL, from the coding sequence ATGATTCAAACAGAAACTCGTTTGAAAGTTGCTGACAACAGCGGTGCTCGCGAAATCTTGACAATCAAAGTTCTTGGTGGTTCAAAACGTAAATTCGCAAGTATCGGTGATGTTATCGTAGCATCTGTAAAACAAGCAACTCCTGGTGGTGCGGTTAAAAAAGGTGACGTTGTAAAAGCAGTTATCGTACGTACTAAATCAGGTGCTCGTCGTGCTGATGGTTCATACATCAAATTTGACGAAAATGCTGCGGTTATTATCCGTGAAGATAAAACACCTCGCGGAACACGTATCTTTGGCCCAGTTGCACGCGAATTGCGTGAAGGTGGTTTCATGAAGATCGTGTCACTTGCCCCAGAAGTACTTTAA
- the rplX gene encoding 50S ribosomal protein L24, which yields MFVKSGDKVRVIAGKDKGVEAKVLTALPKVNKVVVEGVNIVKKHQKPNNEYPQGAIVEKEAPIHVSNVQVLDKNGVAGRVGYKFVDGKKVRYNKKSGEVLD from the coding sequence ATGTTTGTAAAATCAGGCGATAAAGTTCGCGTAATCGCTGGTAAAGACAAAGGCGTTGAAGCTAAAGTCCTTACAGCTCTTCCAAAAGTCAACAAAGTTGTTGTTGAAGGTGTAAACATCGTTAAAAAACACCAAAAACCAAATAACGAATACCCTCAAGGTGCTATCGTAGAAAAAGAAGCACCAATCCATGTATCAAACGTTCAAGTTCTTGATAAAAATGGTGTTGCAGGACGTGTTGGCTACAAATTTGTAGATGGCAAAAAAGTTCGTTACAATAAAAAATCAGGCGAAGTGCTTGATTAA
- the rplE gene encoding 50S ribosomal protein L5, translated as MANRLKEKYLNEVVPALTEKFNYSSVMAVPKVDKIVLNMGVGDAVSNAKNLEKAAEELALISGQKPLITKAKKSIAGFRLREGVAIGAKVTLRGERMYEFLDKLVTVSLPRVRDFHGVPTKSFDGRGNYTLGVKEQLIFPEINFDDVDKTRGMDIVIVTTANTDEESRELLTGLGMPFAK; from the coding sequence ATGGCTAATCGTTTAAAAGAAAAATATCTTAATGAAGTAGTTCCTGCTTTGACAGAAAAATTTAACTACTCATCAGTTATGGCAGTGCCAAAAGTAGATAAGATCGTTTTGAACATGGGTGTTGGAGACGCTGTATCAAACGCTAAAAACCTTGAAAAAGCAGCTGAAGAGCTTGCTCTTATCTCAGGACAAAAACCGCTTATCACTAAAGCTAAAAAATCTATCGCCGGCTTCCGTCTTCGTGAAGGTGTTGCAATCGGTGCGAAAGTAACCCTTCGTGGCGAACGTATGTATGAGTTCTTGGATAAATTGGTTACTGTATCACTTCCACGTGTTCGTGACTTCCATGGAGTTCCAACAAAATCATTTGATGGACGTGGAAACTACACACTTGGTGTGAAAGAGCAATTGATTTTCCCAGAAATCAACTTTGATGATGTTGATAAAACTCGTGGTATGGACATCGTTATCGTAACAACTGCTAATACTGACGAAGAGTCACGCGAATTGCTTACAGGCCTTGGAATGCCTTTTGCAAAATAA
- a CDS encoding type Z 30S ribosomal protein S14, whose amino-acid sequence MAKKSMIAKNKRPAKFSTQAYTRCEKCGRPHSVYRKFKLCRVCFRELAYKGQIPGVTKASW is encoded by the coding sequence ATGGCTAAAAAATCAATGATTGCTAAGAACAAACGCCCAGCGAAGTTCTCTACGCAAGCTTACACTCGTTGCGAAAAATGTGGACGTCCACATTCAGTTTACCGCAAGTTCAAATTGTGCCGTGTTTGCTTCCGTGAATTAGCATACAAAGGACAAATCCCAGGCGTTACCAAAGCTTCTTGGTAA